In the genome of Candidatus Pristimantibacillus lignocellulolyticus, the window ATTCATTAAAGAATACGACAAGATGGTAGATATGCTTCGCAATGTTCCACATCTTATATTAGCTAATCAGCCAATTCCGTTAATGGATATTCGACAACAATTAGAAAAAATCTTTAATCATATTAGTGAGTACAACCTTATTACTTTCGCACCAGCATATCTTAATAATATTGATTATGTGATGCACAAAAGTGTATTAACATCATTGACCTCATATTTATTAGCTCAGTGGGTAGGCTTTCCGCAAAAGGATTGGATGCAAATTGCATTAGCGGGCCTTTTAATGGATATTGGTAATGCTCGAATTGATAGTAGCATTCTATCAAAACCAGGTCAGCTAACCGACTCTGAAAAGGATGAGATGAAGAAACATACTATAATAGGGTATCAAATTCTTCGTAACATCACGGCGTTAAATGAGGGAGTTAAGTTGGCGGCACTACAACACCATGAACGCGTAGATGGTTCAGGCTATCCAAATGGATTTGATGGTAAGAAACTACATCCTTATTCTAAAATTGTCGCAGTAGCCGACATTTATCATGCTATGACGTTAAACAAAGTGTATCGTAAGCCTATCTCGCCATATTTAGTAATGGAACAGATTCAAAGCGATGCATTTGGTAAACTGGATCCTGTGTATGTTCGTATCTTTATTGAGAAGGTTGCAAAGT includes:
- a CDS encoding HD-GYP domain-containing protein, whose product is MVSIKINQLKMGDKLIEDVLTPLGSTLFAKDRVISERDLDILTAFMVTRVQIATSMTEELIKKEEVAEAKAGAKVIAPVSPFIKEYDKMVDMLRNVPHLILANQPIPLMDIRQQLEKIFNHISEYNLITFAPAYLNNIDYVMHKSVLTSLTSYLLAQWVGFPQKDWMQIALAGLLMDIGNARIDSSILSKPGQLTDSEKDEMKKHTIIGYQILRNITALNEGVKLAALQHHERVDGSGYPNGFDGKKLHPYSKIVAVADIYHAMTLNKVYRKPISPYLVMEQIQSDAFGKLDPVYVRIFIEKVAKFNTGTKVKLSDNRIGEIVFFERDYPTRPWVSINNVIVNLTIERNLHIIEVLQ